A single region of the Sphingobium sp. EP60837 genome encodes:
- a CDS encoding phosphatase PAP2 family protein, translating into MRQNQLPQQRIEQLSLPERVDVEIIEKMRPLLQKPTVQKVGMLGNLGDEPPLLAISAALLIGGTITRKPALQRAAIRMALAHLIAIGFKEVGKNNVDRTRPDEQLKTGTYHMSAGHSHEADLRSFPSGHTAGALAVARAFSRDYPRYTKPVLAAAAVVGALQVPRRAHYPGDVLAGAVAGAVAEKIATFVIDRLGLTNRRLAALLRPVNA; encoded by the coding sequence TTGCGACAGAATCAGCTCCCTCAGCAGAGGATTGAGCAGCTCTCCTTGCCGGAGCGGGTCGATGTCGAGATTATCGAAAAGATGCGGCCGCTACTGCAAAAGCCTACCGTACAAAAGGTGGGAATGCTCGGCAATCTGGGTGATGAGCCGCCGTTGCTGGCGATATCGGCCGCTCTGCTGATCGGCGGTACGATCACCCGAAAGCCTGCATTACAGCGGGCGGCGATCCGTATGGCACTGGCGCATCTCATCGCCATTGGCTTTAAGGAGGTGGGCAAGAATAATGTCGATCGCACCCGCCCGGACGAACAGCTGAAAACAGGCACCTACCACATGTCCGCCGGACATTCGCACGAGGCCGACCTCCGCTCTTTCCCTAGCGGGCATACCGCGGGCGCGCTCGCCGTAGCCCGCGCCTTTTCCCGCGATTATCCTCGCTACACCAAACCCGTGCTCGCCGCCGCGGCGGTGGTTGGAGCATTACAGGTGCCCCGCCGTGCGCATTATCCGGGCGACGTGCTTGCAGGCGCGGTCGCTGGCGCGGTCGCTGAAAAGATCGCGACCTTCGTCATCGATCGCCTGGGTCTCACAAACCGCCGCCTGGCAGCCCTGTTACGCCCGGTAAATGCTTAG
- a CDS encoding ABC transporter ATP-binding protein — protein sequence MKQRSYLALEGITVEFPTKAGRFCALDHIDLEVDKGQFVALIGHSGCGKSTLLNAVAGLVKPTRGAIFLDGDLVDAPGPDRAVVFQDHSLLPWLTVEENVRLAVDKTSAGKSKAERRDWVMHNLELVQMTHAAGKRPGELSGGMKQRVGIARAIAMNPRVLLMDEPFGALDALTRAALQDVVMDLQARLNNTVLMITHDVDEAVLLADRVVMMTNGPAARIGEDRPVELARPRNRIEAIDMPEYAEARSAVIHFLHERYRNPATLAA from the coding sequence ATGAAACAGCGTAGCTATCTCGCGCTTGAGGGCATCACCGTCGAATTTCCCACCAAGGCCGGGCGTTTCTGCGCGCTGGACCACATCGACCTTGAGGTGGACAAGGGGCAGTTCGTAGCGTTGATCGGTCATTCGGGCTGCGGTAAGTCAACCCTGCTCAATGCCGTCGCGGGCCTGGTCAAGCCGACCCGCGGGGCGATCTTCCTGGATGGGGATCTGGTGGACGCTCCGGGGCCGGACCGTGCGGTGGTCTTCCAGGATCATTCGCTGCTGCCTTGGCTGACCGTCGAGGAAAATGTCCGCCTGGCGGTCGATAAGACTTCGGCAGGCAAGAGCAAGGCAGAGCGCAGGGACTGGGTCATGCACAATCTGGAGTTGGTCCAGATGACCCATGCCGCCGGGAAAAGGCCGGGCGAATTGTCGGGAGGCATGAAGCAGCGCGTTGGCATTGCCCGCGCGATAGCGATGAACCCGCGCGTGCTGCTGATGGACGAGCCGTTCGGCGCGCTTGATGCTCTGACGCGGGCGGCGCTTCAAGACGTGGTCATGGATCTGCAGGCGCGGCTCAACAATACGGTGCTGATGATCACCCATGATGTGGACGAGGCCGTGCTGTTGGCCGACCGCGTCGTCATGATGACCAACGGCCCGGCGGCGCGGATCGGAGAAGACCGGCCTGTAGAGCTAGCGCGGCCGCGTAACCGGATCGAGGCTATCGATATGCCTGAATATGCAGAGGCTCGCAGCGCCGTCATCCATTTCCTGCACGAGCGCTACCGCAATCCGGCAACGCTCGCTGCGTGA
- a CDS encoding Lrp/AsnC family transcriptional regulator, which translates to MAGPNIDDIDLHILGELQQDGRMTNVELARKVGLTAPPCLRRVRALEEGGAISSYHAVVNPAMLGYTITVFAMVSLKSQAEADLKAFEDHVATLPEVRECYMLNGEIDFILKVVAKDLQSFQQFLTSKLTPAPNVVSVKTSLTIRMSKNLPGVPLPL; encoded by the coding sequence ATGGCTGGCCCGAACATCGATGATATCGACCTGCACATCCTGGGCGAACTGCAGCAGGACGGTCGGATGACTAATGTGGAGCTGGCGCGCAAAGTAGGGCTAACTGCGCCCCCATGCCTGCGTCGCGTGCGCGCGTTGGAAGAAGGCGGGGCCATCAGCTCCTATCACGCGGTGGTGAATCCGGCCATGCTGGGTTACACCATCACCGTATTCGCGATGGTCAGCCTGAAAAGCCAGGCGGAGGCCGATCTGAAGGCTTTCGAGGACCATGTCGCCACCCTGCCGGAAGTGCGGGAATGCTATATGCTGAACGGCGAAATCGACTTCATCCTGAAGGTCGTCGCGAAGGACCTGCAAAGCTTCCAGCAATTCCTGACTTCGAAGCTAACCCCTGCCCCCAATGTGGTCAGCGTCAAAACTTCCCTCACCATCCGCATGTCGAAGAATCTGCCGGGCGTTCCGCTCCCGCTCTAG
- a CDS encoding CmpA/NrtA family ABC transporter substrate-binding protein, with protein sequence MAEGDNPKGVNRRGALKTGGTAALFAAVHQAFPSGAFAAGAGPEVTGAKLGFIALTDAAPVIIAKELGLFAKYGLPDVQVAKQASWGATRDNLVLGSGGGGIDGAHILTPMPYLLTLGAIGKATPMSILARMNVNGQAISVSKEYLGAKADLSAAKMKGVIAQRKAAGKKITMAMTFPGGTHDMWIRYWLAAGGIDPDKDIELITVPPPQMVANMKADTMDAFCVGEPWNDQLVAQNLGYTAVSTGQMWMNHPEKSFAMRSDWVAKNPRAALAITAAIIEAQRWADNPGNITRLAGTIAGRDYLKCPITDIADRLQGNFNMGDGRKFPNAAFKMKFFDGYASFPYKSHDLWFLTENQRWGKLPMSLDTKGVIGKVNRSDIWRKAAAMLGGKGPASDSRGVEKFFDGKKFDPANPKAYLASLAIKRV encoded by the coding sequence ATGGCAGAGGGGGACAATCCAAAAGGCGTCAACCGCCGTGGAGCGCTGAAGACCGGGGGCACTGCCGCGCTTTTTGCTGCGGTGCATCAGGCGTTTCCATCCGGCGCATTCGCTGCAGGAGCGGGACCTGAAGTCACCGGCGCGAAGTTGGGCTTCATCGCCCTGACCGACGCGGCGCCGGTTATCATTGCCAAGGAATTGGGCTTGTTCGCCAAATATGGCCTGCCTGACGTGCAGGTGGCGAAGCAGGCCAGTTGGGGTGCGACGCGCGATAATCTGGTGCTAGGCAGCGGCGGTGGCGGCATTGATGGCGCGCATATCCTCACGCCCATGCCGTATCTCCTGACGCTGGGTGCGATCGGCAAGGCGACGCCCATGAGCATCCTGGCCCGCATGAACGTCAACGGTCAGGCGATCTCGGTTTCCAAGGAATATCTGGGCGCCAAAGCGGACCTCAGCGCGGCGAAGATGAAGGGCGTGATCGCTCAGCGGAAGGCCGCTGGCAAGAAGATCACCATGGCCATGACCTTCCCCGGCGGCACGCATGATATGTGGATCCGCTACTGGCTGGCGGCGGGCGGCATCGATCCGGACAAGGATATCGAACTGATCACTGTTCCGCCGCCGCAGATGGTGGCGAACATGAAGGCGGACACGATGGACGCCTTCTGCGTCGGCGAACCGTGGAACGACCAGCTGGTGGCGCAGAATCTGGGCTATACGGCGGTTTCGACTGGCCAGATGTGGATGAACCATCCCGAAAAGAGCTTCGCCATGCGGTCCGATTGGGTGGCGAAGAACCCACGGGCGGCTTTGGCGATCACAGCGGCAATCATCGAGGCGCAGCGTTGGGCGGACAATCCAGGTAACATAACCCGGCTGGCGGGCACGATCGCGGGCCGCGATTATCTCAAATGCCCCATCACCGACATCGCTGACCGCCTACAGGGCAATTTCAACATGGGCGACGGGCGCAAATTCCCGAACGCAGCCTTCAAGATGAAGTTCTTCGATGGCTACGCGTCCTTCCCGTACAAGAGCCACGACCTGTGGTTCCTTACGGAAAACCAGCGCTGGGGCAAGCTGCCCATGTCGCTCGATACCAAGGGCGTAATCGGCAAGGTCAACCGCTCCGACATTTGGCGCAAGGCAGCGGCGATGCTGGGCGGCAAGGGCCCGGCGAGCGACAGCCGCGGCGTCGAGAAATTCTTCGACGGCAAGAAGTTCGATCCGGCTAATCCCAAGGCTTATCTGGCCAGCCTGGCGATCAAGCGCGTTTGA
- a CDS encoding alginate export family protein, whose protein sequence is MRGLKMLLSASALATVATPALAQDIVFKPIVEARLRYEMVEQDGPLPLVEDREANAVTMRLRAGGELSSGPFALLVEGEGTLAINEDYNSGVNGKTLYPIVADPENVEANRVQIQYRTKPLIVTLGRQRINLDDQRFVGSVAWRQNEQTFDAVRVEYMGVKNLKVDVTYAIAARTIWGIDGGKFGSVNRPTEIDGDNVFANVSYKTKFGTLTGFAYLVDEDEPVAALLRNSSQTYGARFVGALPLAKKVKLSYLASYARQSDYAKNPVDYKADYVAAELGLEVSAFKLTAGYELLGSDSTTLGSATGFAFQTPFATLHKFNGWADKFLTTPTTGIQDYYGGIAYTVPKVGKMGPLVASFIFHRFSSDRLSIHYGDEYNAQVTLKIDKHLSALVKYADYDRQGIASFTGDADTKKFWAQIDYAL, encoded by the coding sequence ATGCGTGGATTGAAGATGTTGCTGTCGGCGTCGGCACTGGCGACGGTTGCAACGCCTGCCCTGGCGCAGGACATTGTGTTCAAGCCGATCGTCGAGGCGCGGCTGCGCTATGAAATGGTTGAGCAGGACGGACCGTTGCCGCTGGTCGAAGATCGTGAGGCCAATGCGGTCACGATGCGGCTGCGTGCTGGTGGCGAACTGTCGAGCGGCCCCTTCGCCTTATTGGTGGAAGGTGAAGGCACGCTGGCGATCAACGAGGATTATAATAGCGGCGTCAACGGGAAGACGCTCTATCCCATCGTCGCCGATCCTGAGAATGTCGAAGCAAATCGGGTGCAGATCCAATATCGCACCAAGCCGCTCATCGTGACGCTCGGCCGCCAACGCATCAACCTGGATGACCAGCGCTTCGTGGGCTCTGTCGCCTGGCGGCAGAATGAGCAGACCTTCGATGCCGTTCGCGTCGAATATATGGGCGTGAAGAACCTGAAGGTCGATGTGACTTACGCCATTGCCGCCCGGACCATCTGGGGCATTGATGGCGGCAAGTTCGGATCGGTCAACCGGCCGACGGAGATCGACGGCGACAATGTCTTCGCCAACGTCTCCTACAAGACGAAGTTCGGCACGCTGACCGGATTTGCCTATCTGGTGGACGAGGATGAGCCGGTGGCGGCATTGCTGCGCAATAGCAGCCAGACCTATGGCGCGCGCTTCGTGGGCGCCCTGCCGCTGGCGAAGAAGGTGAAGCTCAGCTACCTCGCCAGCTACGCCCGGCAGAGCGATTATGCGAAGAACCCGGTCGATTATAAGGCCGACTATGTCGCGGCTGAACTGGGGCTGGAGGTTTCCGCCTTCAAGCTGACGGCCGGTTATGAGCTGCTTGGTTCCGATTCCACCACGCTGGGCAGCGCCACGGGCTTCGCGTTTCAGACGCCCTTTGCCACGCTGCACAAGTTCAACGGCTGGGCGGACAAGTTCCTGACGACGCCTACCACTGGCATTCAGGACTATTATGGCGGCATCGCCTATACCGTGCCGAAGGTTGGCAAGATGGGGCCGCTGGTCGCGTCCTTCATCTTCCACCGCTTCAGCAGCGACCGGCTCTCGATCCATTATGGCGATGAATATAACGCCCAGGTGACCTTGAAGATCGACAAGCATCTAAGCGCCCTCGTCAAATATGCCGACTATGACCGGCAGGGCATTGCGAGCTTCACGGGAGATGCCGACACCAAGAAATTCTGGGCGCAGATCGACTACGCGCTTTGA
- a CDS encoding sensor histidine kinase has protein sequence MRFNDLMQTVLAAENRSGLGAVTLWRQCVDLLAQNDRADRKTLHDEERLVLLERLAALQSQLSETQRIATVVELGGRLRSPALVEFFANDRPAIAAAAMSRARLPDEAWVELLPRLSPTARGVLRGRRDLSSGTQQALEAFGSADLVLTSDRDDVPGADAEDMLLTPDMVAPVEQPAAPDQTVDAPAEEEAESAAAEVPVGDDQIRNLVDRIERFNSTRRVPDVVVPRPDAGETTAVRSFAFETDATGMIIWIDQGPRAALIGLMLSETAVAGVSGPDGSVAGAFTRRSGFQNGRYTIVGGAMAGEWRLSATPFFDPRSGRFQGYRGQARRPYLHEVAAPPQAEPVSVAGLSADSLRQLVHELRTPLNAILGFADIIEQELFGPSGPEYREMAGKIALDARHLLAAFDDLDLAARVSRGEGAETPSAVDPALLIAQVSARFREQGESDGPQIDINMARALPMVRIDPVQGERMVQHLMRTVVSIAVPGEALSGACWFQPDGGHGYVLLAVDRPSSLEGMEEERLLDPGYTAEGDWADGPLLGLGFSLRLIRSLAAGCGGSLQIEPDRFLLSMPAMTVAEDAAGSF, from the coding sequence GTGCGCTTCAACGATCTAATGCAGACGGTTCTGGCCGCAGAAAATAGGAGCGGCCTTGGCGCAGTGACGTTGTGGCGCCAATGCGTCGATCTGCTGGCGCAGAATGATCGCGCCGATCGCAAGACCTTGCACGACGAGGAGCGGCTTGTGCTGCTCGAACGGCTTGCGGCCCTCCAGTCGCAGCTTTCCGAAACGCAACGGATCGCGACGGTCGTCGAATTGGGCGGGCGATTGCGCTCGCCCGCGCTGGTAGAGTTTTTCGCCAATGACAGGCCCGCAATCGCAGCGGCCGCCATGTCACGCGCGCGCTTGCCCGATGAGGCGTGGGTCGAGTTGCTCCCCCGCCTGAGCCCGACGGCGCGTGGCGTGTTGCGCGGCCGCCGGGACCTGAGTTCCGGGACGCAACAGGCGTTGGAAGCGTTCGGCTCGGCGGACCTGGTGCTGACGAGCGATCGTGATGACGTCCCCGGCGCAGACGCGGAAGACATGCTGCTGACCCCAGATATGGTGGCGCCAGTGGAGCAGCCCGCTGCGCCTGATCAGACGGTGGATGCGCCGGCCGAGGAGGAGGCCGAATCAGCGGCTGCCGAGGTTCCGGTAGGCGACGATCAGATCCGCAATCTTGTGGATCGCATCGAACGCTTTAACAGCACGCGGCGGGTGCCCGATGTGGTCGTGCCTCGCCCCGATGCGGGGGAAACGACGGCGGTCCGCTCCTTCGCCTTTGAAACCGACGCGACGGGGATGATCATCTGGATCGATCAGGGGCCGCGTGCCGCGTTGATCGGACTGATGCTAAGCGAAACGGCTGTTGCCGGCGTGAGCGGGCCGGACGGCAGCGTTGCGGGTGCATTCACGCGGCGGAGCGGATTCCAGAATGGCCGCTATACCATCGTAGGCGGTGCGATGGCGGGTGAATGGCGGCTGTCAGCGACGCCCTTTTTCGATCCGCGCTCGGGCCGTTTCCAAGGCTATCGGGGCCAAGCGCGGCGGCCGTATCTGCATGAGGTCGCCGCCCCGCCTCAAGCCGAACCTGTGTCGGTCGCGGGCCTCTCAGCAGATTCGCTGCGGCAATTGGTGCATGAGCTGCGCACGCCGCTGAATGCGATCCTGGGCTTTGCGGACATTATCGAGCAGGAGCTGTTCGGGCCAAGCGGGCCGGAATATCGCGAGATGGCGGGTAAGATCGCGCTGGATGCCCGGCATCTGCTGGCGGCGTTCGATGACCTGGATCTTGCCGCGCGCGTGTCGCGGGGAGAGGGGGCGGAGACGCCCAGCGCGGTCGATCCGGCGCTGCTGATCGCGCAGGTCTCCGCCCGCTTCCGTGAGCAAGGCGAAAGCGACGGCCCTCAGATCGACATCAACATGGCGCGCGCGCTGCCGATGGTGCGGATCGATCCCGTGCAGGGCGAGCGGATGGTGCAACATCTGATGCGCACCGTCGTGTCCATTGCGGTGCCGGGCGAGGCGCTGAGCGGTGCATGCTGGTTCCAGCCAGATGGCGGCCATGGCTATGTGCTGTTGGCGGTCGATCGGCCTTCGAGCCTGGAGGGCATGGAGGAGGAGCGGCTGCTCGACCCCGGCTATACGGCCGAGGGCGATTGGGCAGACGGGCCGCTGCTGGGCCTCGGCTTTTCGCTGCGGCTGATCCGCAGTCTCGCGGCGGGTTGCGGCGGGAGCCTGCAGATCGAGCCGGATCGGTTCCTGCTTTCCATGCCCGCGATGACGGTGGCGGAGGATGCGGCGGGCAGCTTCTGA
- the ntrB gene encoding nitrate ABC transporter permease translates to MASPSPNSRNGGPPVSSGGAATELGVIVPYPEGAIARRSFEPVAAPVHPLVSKARAVVAAVLPTMVMIGALLLFWQFLCGSPEATFPSPVKVWQESHDVITHPFKGVEIGLTHFSIQDGGDVGIAGHVLTSLSRVLIGYSLAAIVGVALGILIGQSVFAFRALDPLFQVLRTVPPLAWLPISLAIFQQAQPSAIFLIFITAIWPVILNTAAGVQTIPVAYRNVAKVLALNPVEYFVRIMLPATVPHMFTGLRIGVGMSWLAIVAAEMVQGGTGVGFFIWDSYNSSLLTDTIVALIWIGLVGFTLDRIVAFAGRVIGRAG, encoded by the coding sequence ATGGCTTCGCCATCGCCCAACAGCAGGAATGGAGGGCCGCCGGTATCGTCCGGCGGCGCCGCGACCGAGTTGGGGGTCATCGTACCCTATCCCGAAGGAGCGATCGCAAGGCGGAGCTTCGAGCCAGTTGCCGCGCCCGTGCATCCGTTGGTGAGCAAGGCGCGCGCGGTAGTTGCCGCCGTGTTGCCGACCATGGTCATGATTGGCGCGCTGCTGCTGTTCTGGCAATTTCTGTGCGGATCGCCGGAGGCGACTTTCCCCAGCCCGGTGAAGGTCTGGCAGGAAAGCCATGACGTCATCACCCATCCTTTCAAGGGCGTTGAGATCGGTCTCACCCATTTCAGCATCCAGGATGGGGGCGATGTGGGCATTGCCGGCCATGTGTTGACCAGCCTCAGCCGCGTCCTCATCGGTTACAGCCTCGCGGCGATCGTCGGCGTGGCGCTGGGCATCCTGATCGGGCAAAGCGTCTTTGCCTTCCGCGCGCTCGATCCCTTGTTTCAGGTGCTGCGCACGGTGCCGCCGCTCGCCTGGCTGCCAATCAGCCTCGCGATCTTTCAACAAGCGCAGCCATCGGCGATCTTCCTGATCTTCATCACGGCTATTTGGCCGGTTATTCTGAACACGGCGGCAGGCGTTCAGACCATTCCAGTGGCCTATCGCAACGTGGCCAAGGTACTGGCGCTTAATCCCGTCGAATATTTCGTGCGGATCATGCTGCCTGCAACAGTGCCGCACATGTTCACCGGCCTGCGGATCGGCGTGGGCATGAGCTGGCTGGCGATCGTGGCGGCCGAGATGGTGCAGGGTGGCACCGGCGTCGGCTTCTTCATCTGGGACAGCTACAACAGTTCTTTGCTCACCGACACGATCGTCGCGCTGATCTGGATCGGCTTGGTCGGCTTCACACTGGACCGCATCGTCGCCTTTGCGGGTCGCGTCATCGGCCGCGCAGGCTGA
- a CDS encoding polysaccharide deacetylase family protein, which yields MNAPIHDGSLLRAPLAEDRITLVSEFGTRFMLFVDTEEEFDWSAPFSRTGHGVTALAGMVVGQSYFAAAGVKPVYVTDYPVVDDDAAAAMMGQWVADGAADVGAHLHPWVNPPHLEEISAANSYAGALPEALERAKLETLCERIAGRFGRRPIAYRAGRYGVGPNSARLLEEAGFRLDSSVRSRFDYSGQHGPDFRGMPLNPYWAGPSRSLVELPLSAAFVGMLRGGGERLYRATREMGPLPGAMARTGMLSRVPLTPEGVPVTDAIRAIDALIEEGAAVLNFSFHSPTLEPGHTPYVRDEADRVAFYRWWEKVLAHLARRNVRPATLDQLLDAVPERGRACKAA from the coding sequence ATGAACGCCCCCATCCATGACGGCAGCCTGCTTCGCGCACCTTTGGCGGAAGACAGGATCACGCTCGTCTCGGAGTTCGGAACGCGCTTCATGCTGTTTGTCGATACCGAAGAGGAGTTCGACTGGAGCGCGCCGTTCAGCCGTACGGGACATGGCGTCACCGCGCTCGCGGGCATGGTGGTGGGGCAAAGCTATTTCGCGGCGGCGGGGGTGAAGCCCGTTTATGTAACGGACTATCCAGTGGTCGATGACGATGCCGCTGCGGCCATGATGGGCCAGTGGGTCGCCGACGGCGCGGCTGATGTTGGTGCGCATCTGCATCCATGGGTGAACCCGCCGCATCTGGAGGAGATATCGGCCGCCAACAGCTATGCTGGGGCCCTTCCTGAGGCGCTGGAGCGCGCCAAACTGGAAACGCTGTGCGAGCGGATCGCCGGGCGATTTGGGCGGAGACCGATCGCCTATCGGGCGGGGCGCTATGGCGTGGGGCCTAACAGCGCGCGATTGCTGGAGGAGGCGGGCTTCCGCCTGGATAGCTCAGTGCGCAGTCGCTTCGACTATAGCGGCCAGCATGGGCCGGATTTTCGTGGAATGCCGCTAAACCCCTATTGGGCAGGACCTAGCCGATCATTGGTCGAGTTACCGCTATCCGCCGCCTTTGTCGGCATGTTGCGCGGTGGTGGGGAGAGGCTTTATCGCGCGACGCGGGAGATGGGGCCGCTGCCGGGCGCGATGGCAAGAACCGGGATGCTGAGCCGCGTTCCCCTGACGCCCGAAGGCGTTCCGGTTACGGATGCGATACGGGCGATCGATGCCCTCATCGAAGAGGGTGCGGCGGTGCTGAACTTCAGCTTTCATTCGCCCACACTGGAGCCGGGGCACACGCCCTATGTTCGTGACGAAGCAGATCGAGTGGCCTTTTACCGCTGGTGGGAGAAGGTGCTAGCGCATCTCGCCCGCCGGAATGTGCGACCGGCAACGCTCGATCAACTGCTGGATGCGGTGCCGGAGCGGGGACGGGCTTGCAAAGCTGCTTGA